One window from the genome of Pseudoalteromonas aliena SW19 encodes:
- a CDS encoding DNA-J related domain-containing protein yields the protein MLNPLTDKIFDIILTKKVWQVHILASELINCGAVKSLDENPQRDLFKRNFLIMNALYQLQEQLLPQILLISTLHIELLEKSVTNPISHRTSLRDYYLDWQNYDTSTQEVDALLNDFWGQFEREYTKPTLTQEDYHALTSKWQLPNNYTLKELQKCWRQQALKHHPDKPDGCAIKFKQIKEEYEQLKNTAR from the coding sequence ATGCTTAACCCACTGACAGACAAAATTTTTGACATAATATTAACAAAGAAGGTCTGGCAAGTTCATATTCTAGCATCAGAACTAATAAACTGCGGTGCAGTAAAATCATTGGATGAGAACCCTCAACGTGATTTATTTAAGCGTAACTTTTTAATCATGAATGCTTTATATCAGTTACAGGAGCAACTACTCCCACAAATTCTGTTAATCTCAACTTTACATATAGAACTCTTAGAAAAAAGTGTAACAAACCCAATTTCACACAGAACAAGTTTGAGAGACTACTATTTGGATTGGCAAAATTATGACACTTCAACACAAGAAGTTGATGCACTATTAAATGATTTTTGGGGACAATTTGAACGAGAATATACTAAACCAACTTTAACGCAAGAAGATTATCACGCACTTACAAGCAAGTGGCAATTACCAAACAACTACACATTAAAAGAGTTACAAAAATGCTGGAGACAACAGGCATTGAAACACCATCCCGATAAGCCCGATGGCTGCGCCATAAAGTTTAAGCAAATAAAAGAGGAATACGAGCAGCTAAAAAACACTGCCCGTTAA
- the dbpA gene encoding ATP-dependent RNA helicase DbpA, producing the protein MTSTAFSSLALPAGLVDNLSTLGYAHMTPVQAQSLPPVLAGKDIIAQAKTGSGKTAAFSLGVLAKLNVKRFRIQSLVLCPTRELAEQVAVEMRKLARGIHNIKILTLCGGVSIGPQIGSLEHGAHIIVGTPGRVDDHIRKGTLRLDDVETLVLDEADQMLDMGFQDTLDAIIERIPQNRQTLLFSATFPRAIEAIAKRVLKNPEMVKVEEEQAKSTIKQYFYKMDNNKQRYPTLKLLLLKFTPQSCVVFCNTKVETQQVCDDLADEGFSAVALHGDLEQRDRERTLIHFSNKSASILVATDVAARGLDIDDMDMVINYHLAHDTQTHVHRVGRTGRAGKKGIACSIYGEAEAFKIAQIGEHYERDITPEQMPPFNLLDKPPYRPEMVTLMIDSGKKQKVRAGDILGALTGKDGVAGRQVGKINVLDNVAFVAVERNSSKPALRKLTEGNIKGRKIRARRLTR; encoded by the coding sequence GTGACTTCAACTGCTTTTTCATCTTTGGCTTTACCAGCTGGACTCGTTGATAACTTATCAACACTTGGTTATGCCCACATGACACCTGTACAAGCGCAAAGTTTACCGCCTGTACTTGCTGGTAAAGACATCATTGCTCAGGCAAAAACCGGCTCAGGTAAAACTGCTGCGTTTAGTTTGGGTGTGTTAGCTAAATTAAATGTCAAACGTTTTCGCATTCAGTCGTTAGTGTTGTGTCCTACTCGAGAACTAGCTGAGCAGGTTGCGGTTGAAATGCGTAAATTAGCACGCGGCATTCATAACATTAAAATATTGACGTTATGTGGAGGCGTTTCAATTGGTCCACAAATAGGCTCACTTGAACATGGCGCACATATTATTGTTGGCACCCCTGGGCGTGTTGATGATCATATTCGTAAAGGTACTTTACGTTTAGATGATGTTGAAACGTTGGTACTTGATGAAGCCGATCAAATGCTTGATATGGGTTTTCAAGACACATTAGATGCAATTATTGAGCGTATTCCACAAAATCGTCAAACATTGTTATTTAGTGCAACATTCCCACGCGCTATAGAAGCAATTGCTAAGCGTGTACTTAAAAACCCAGAAATGGTTAAAGTAGAAGAAGAGCAAGCCAAGAGCACAATTAAGCAGTACTTCTACAAAATGGATAATAATAAGCAGCGTTATCCAACGCTTAAATTATTGCTACTTAAATTTACGCCACAAAGCTGTGTTGTGTTTTGTAACACCAAAGTAGAAACACAACAAGTATGTGATGATTTAGCCGACGAAGGCTTTAGCGCAGTTGCGCTGCACGGTGATTTAGAACAACGCGATCGTGAACGTACGTTAATTCACTTTTCAAACAAGAGTGCTTCAATACTTGTTGCCACCGATGTTGCAGCACGTGGTTTAGATATTGATGACATGGATATGGTTATTAACTACCATTTAGCACATGACACGCAAACACATGTACATCGTGTTGGTCGTACTGGCCGCGCTGGTAAAAAGGGCATTGCATGTTCGATTTACGGTGAAGCAGAAGCGTTTAAAATTGCACAAATTGGCGAACATTACGAACGCGATATTACGCCTGAGCAAATGCCTCCGTTTAATTTATTAGACAAGCCGCCTTACCGCCCTGAAATGGTTACTTTAATGATAGATTCAGGTAAAAAGCAGAAAGTCCGCGCTGGGGATATTTTAGGTGCTTTAACAGGTAAAGATGGGGTTGCAGGTCGTCAAGTGGGAAAAATTAACGTACTTGATAATGTAGCGTTTGTTGCTGTTGAACGTAACTCATCAAAGCCGGCACTTCGTAAATTAACCGAAGGCAATATTAAAGGGCGTAAAATACGCGCTCGCCGCCTTACTCGCTAG
- a CDS encoding ATP-binding protein, which produces MQGKLKCLLFIVCFTLMASSYAQSISLSINEFKQQQQWDVKLQLGNSLLESRSISAQEQALVYAGLADLALSIDKYNEALNYFKLLELHTSESFLPNEHFRAIKMQGVSLFYQGFFQKAIIEYTRTLAIATKNNQRLEQANLLNNIGLAYFNMNQLVFTLEYYLKAKAIYEIEGSEQDRTDLLLNIAGVYIRLSRYGNAFSIYQDVLKIYRKLGDESGVAQVHNNMGVAYFESNQLDLALHYYQLALRYYISIQDYNRLSTQYTNLSNVNLILNKVDVAYEQAKLAEEYALKIDNHNLELNALHALAKIQFVKGMSEDAKINLERSISLANEYASERIIRDAYGTQSLLEASSGNYLKAMSLHEKFISEQRKLRSESIVKALAVLEKQFKATQLNQEIKQLKQDRRVQELKMNQRSQLTVFIFVLLFLVVVTGVALYRRGLEKRAKQYLADQVEQRTSELKAVAQELREANDVKSQFLANISHEIRTPLTAILGQTDDLINGLYEPEQLQDELKIIQRHSDHLKSLINDVLDLSKIEANRLELNISCFDIVQLVSDVHAMFSMQAKAKDLHLTLDNQIGDEFYTKLDLTRVKQILINLCANAIKFTHSGQVVVALNKTEQGLVLSVKDTGIGMSSSQLKFIFECFSQADNSISRRFGGTGLGLSLSQQLASMMGGYISVQSEYKKGSQFSFFLPCVKADKKSNFVENQEPLTIDKALNGRVLLAEDHSDNRRFISRYLRSLGLDVIAVENGEQAVEQCLQEDPDLVLLDIQMPVMDGRAAFQLLKKCGFQRPVFALTANAMSHEVDEYLALGFSGYLAKPVDKKLFYKALSQHLALIETQDQVDIDMSDLVVSFKKSFTLENETITQHFINKDLDALQKDSHRILGAAQMFGLDEIAHAAKNLDRALLKMPNSRNLLEVEELVYSLQTVLKKYNES; this is translated from the coding sequence ATGCAAGGCAAGCTTAAATGCCTCTTATTCATTGTATGTTTTACGCTAATGGCATCAAGCTACGCACAAAGCATTAGTTTATCGATTAACGAATTTAAACAGCAGCAGCAATGGGATGTAAAACTTCAATTAGGTAATTCATTACTTGAAAGCCGAAGTATTTCAGCACAAGAGCAAGCCTTGGTGTATGCCGGACTTGCTGATTTAGCTCTATCTATTGATAAATATAATGAAGCTTTAAACTATTTTAAATTATTAGAACTCCACACTTCAGAATCATTTTTACCTAATGAACATTTTCGCGCTATTAAAATGCAAGGTGTCTCACTTTTTTATCAAGGTTTTTTTCAAAAAGCGATTATAGAATATACTCGCACACTTGCTATCGCAACAAAAAATAATCAACGGTTAGAGCAGGCTAATTTACTAAATAATATAGGGTTAGCTTATTTTAATATGAATCAGCTAGTGTTCACGCTTGAGTATTATTTAAAGGCAAAAGCAATTTATGAGATTGAAGGAAGTGAGCAAGACAGGACTGATCTTTTACTTAATATAGCAGGCGTTTATATACGGTTATCTCGTTATGGTAATGCATTTAGTATTTATCAAGATGTGCTGAAAATTTATCGAAAGTTAGGTGATGAGAGTGGAGTTGCTCAGGTACATAATAATATGGGGGTCGCTTATTTTGAGAGTAATCAGCTAGATTTAGCGCTGCATTATTATCAATTAGCACTTCGTTATTACATATCGATTCAAGATTATAACCGGCTATCTACTCAATACACTAACCTTTCTAATGTTAACTTAATCCTTAATAAAGTGGATGTTGCATATGAACAGGCTAAGTTAGCCGAAGAGTATGCGCTTAAAATAGATAACCATAATTTAGAATTAAATGCGTTACATGCTTTAGCTAAAATACAATTTGTGAAAGGGATGTCTGAAGACGCAAAAATAAATTTAGAGCGCTCTATTTCATTAGCGAATGAATACGCAAGTGAGCGAATAATAAGGGATGCGTATGGCACTCAGTCTTTACTTGAAGCGAGTAGTGGCAATTATTTAAAAGCGATGTCTTTACATGAAAAGTTTATTAGCGAGCAACGAAAATTAAGAAGTGAATCTATTGTAAAAGCATTAGCTGTATTGGAAAAGCAGTTCAAAGCCACTCAGTTAAATCAAGAAATAAAACAATTAAAACAGGACCGAAGAGTACAAGAATTAAAAATGAACCAACGTTCGCAATTAACAGTGTTCATTTTTGTCTTATTATTTTTGGTGGTCGTGACCGGTGTTGCCTTGTATCGACGCGGTTTAGAAAAACGTGCGAAGCAGTATCTTGCTGATCAGGTTGAACAGCGGACTTCAGAGTTAAAAGCGGTAGCTCAAGAGTTAAGAGAGGCGAATGATGTTAAAAGTCAATTTTTGGCTAATATTAGCCACGAAATTAGAACGCCATTGACGGCCATTCTAGGTCAAACTGATGATTTGATTAATGGGCTTTATGAGCCCGAGCAGCTTCAAGATGAACTAAAAATAATACAGCGTCATAGCGATCATTTAAAAAGCTTAATTAATGATGTGCTCGATTTGAGTAAAATTGAAGCAAACAGGTTGGAGTTAAACATTTCTTGTTTTGATATTGTGCAATTAGTTAGTGATGTGCACGCTATGTTTAGCATGCAAGCTAAAGCAAAAGATCTGCACCTAACTTTAGATAATCAAATAGGCGATGAATTTTATACCAAGCTTGATTTAACCCGTGTAAAACAAATTCTTATTAATTTATGTGCAAATGCAATTAAATTTACTCACTCTGGGCAGGTAGTTGTCGCGTTAAATAAAACAGAGCAAGGGTTAGTACTGAGTGTTAAAGATACAGGGATAGGTATGAGCTCATCACAATTAAAGTTCATATTTGAATGCTTCAGCCAAGCAGATAATAGTATAAGCCGTCGTTTTGGTGGTACAGGATTAGGACTTAGTTTGTCACAGCAACTCGCTTCTATGATGGGGGGTTATATTAGCGTGCAAAGCGAATATAAAAAAGGCAGCCAGTTTTCTTTCTTTCTACCTTGTGTGAAAGCAGATAAAAAATCGAATTTTGTTGAAAATCAAGAACCACTGACTATAGATAAAGCATTAAATGGTCGAGTTTTACTTGCTGAGGATCACTCAGATAACCGTCGATTTATAAGTCGTTATTTACGCTCTTTAGGGCTTGATGTTATTGCAGTAGAAAATGGAGAGCAAGCTGTTGAACAGTGTTTGCAAGAAGATCCAGACCTTGTATTGCTCGATATTCAAATGCCAGTAATGGATGGGCGTGCCGCTTTTCAGTTATTAAAAAAATGTGGCTTTCAACGACCCGTTTTTGCCTTGACTGCCAATGCGATGAGCCATGAGGTGGATGAATATTTAGCATTAGGGTTTAGTGGCTACTTAGCGAAACCGGTAGACAAGAAACTATTTTATAAAGCACTTTCCCAGCATTTAGCGTTGATAGAGACACAAGATCAAGTTGATATTGATATGAGTGATTTAGTGGTTAGCTTTAAAAAAAGTTTTACTTTAGAAAATGAAACCATAACACAGCATTTCATAAATAAAGATTTAGATGCGCTTCAAAAAGACAGCCACCGAATACTCGGTGCGGCACAAATGTTTGGATTAGATGAAATAGCACATGCTGCTAAAAATCTTGATAGAGCACTTTTAAAAATGCCAAATAGTCGTAATTTATTGGAAGTTGAAGAACTGGTGTATAGCTTACAAACGGTACTTAAAAAATATAATGAAAGTTAG